One part of the Equus asinus isolate D_3611 breed Donkey chromosome 30, EquAss-T2T_v2, whole genome shotgun sequence genome encodes these proteins:
- the ZNF281 gene encoding zinc finger protein 281 produces the protein MKVGGGLLSGGGGGGGGPGGRAEMEPSFPPGMVLFNHRLPPVTSFTRPAAAAPPAPCVLPPAAPAAEPPPPAPDMTFKKEPAASAAFPAQRTSWGFLQSLVSIKQEKPAEPDEPQPQPHHHHHYGGLFAAGAEERPPGLGGGDGGGHGVIQDLSILHQHAQQQQQQPPQQQQPPQQPAQHPRDVLLGGGGRTDDHPGPEEPKQDTHVKKAKRPKPESQGIKAKRKPSASSKPSLVGDGEGAILSPSQKPHICDHCSAAFRSSYHLRRHVLIHTGERPFQCSQCSMGFIQKYLLQRHEKIHSREKPFGCDQCSMKFIQKYHMERHKRTHSGEKPYKCDTCQQYFSRTDRLLKHRRTCGEAIAKGAASAEPGSANHNNMGNLAALSQGNTSSSRRKTKSKSIAMENKEHKAGKTNESQISNNINLQSYSVEMPTASSSGGIIGTGIDELQKRVPKLIFKKGSRKNTDKNYLNFVSPLPDIVGQKSLSGKPGGSLGIVSNNSVETISLLQSASGKQGQIGSNYDDAMQFSKKRRYLPTASSNSAFSINVGHMVSQPSVIQSAGVSVLDNEAPLSLIDSSALSADIKSCHDKSGIPDEVLQSILDQYSNKSESQKEDPFSITEPRVDLHTSGEHSELVQEENLSPGTQTPSSEKASMLQEYSKYLQQAFEKSTNAGFTLGHGFQFVSLSSPLHNHTLFPEKQIYTTSPLECGFGQSVTSVLPSSLPKPPFGMLFGSQPGLYLSALDATHQQLTPSQELDDLIESQKNLETSSAFQSSSQKLTSQKEQQKNLESSTSFQMPSQELASQIDPQKDIEPRTTYQIENFAQAFGSQFKSGSRVPMTFITNSNGEVDHRVRTSVSDFSGYTNMMSDVSEPCSTRVKTPTSQSYR, from the coding sequence ATGAAAGTCGGCGGCGGGCTCctgagcggcggcggcggcggcggcggcgggcccggcgggcgggcggagatGGAGCCCTCGTTCCCCCCGGGCATGGTCCTGTTCAACCACCGGTTGCCCCCGGTCACCAGCTTCACCCGGCCGGCGGCGGCCGCCCCCCCGGCGCCGTGCGTGCTGCCCCCCGCGGCCCCGGCCGCCGAGCCCCCCCCGCCGGCCCCGGACATGACTTTCAAGAAGGAGCCGGCGGCGTCGGCGGCCTTCCCGGCGCAGAGGACCTCCTGGGGCTTCCTGCAGTCGCTGGTGAGCATCAAGCAGGAGAAACCCGCCGAGCCCGACGAACCGCAGCCgcagccccaccaccaccaccactacggGGGGCTCTTCGCCGCCGGGGCCGAGGAGCGACCCCCGGGGCTGGGCGGCGGCGACGGGGGCGGCCACGGCGTCATCCAGGACCTCAGTATCCTCCACCAGCacgcccagcagcagcagcagcagcccccgcagcagcagcagccgccgcAGCAGCCCGCCCAGCACCCCCGTGACGTGCTGCTGGGCGGCGGCGGCAGGACTGATGACCACCCCGGCCCCGAGGAGCCAAAGCAGGACACTCACGTCAAAAAGGCGAAGAGGCCAAAGCCGGAATCTCAGGGAATCAAAGCCAAGAGGAAGCCCAGCGCATCTTCCAAACCTTCTCTGGTCGGAGACGGAGAAGGGGCCATCCTCTCCCCAAGTCAGAAACCTCACATCTGCGACCACTGCAGCGCCGCTTTCCGAAGCTCCTACCACCTGCGGAGGCACGTCCTCATCCACACCGGGGAAAGGCCCTTCCAGTGCAGCCAGTGCAGCATGGGCTTCATCCAGAAGTACCTGCTGCAGAGACACGAGAAGATCCACAGCCGGGAGAAGCCCTTCGGGTGCGATCAGTGCAGCATGAAGTTCATCCAGAAGTACCACATGGAGAGACACAAGAGGACGCACAGTGGAGAGAAGCCATATAAATGTGACACTTGCCAACAGTATTTTTCAAGGACGGACAGACTCTTGAAACACAGGCGCACGTGTGGTGAAGCCATAGCGAAAGGAGCCGCTAGTGCAGAACCTGGGTCAGCAAACCATAACAACATGGGTAACCTGGCTGCGTTGTCTCAGGGAAATACAAGTTCCTCAAGGAGGAAAACGAAGTCGAAGAGCATAGCGATGGAGAATAAGGAACACAAGGCGGGGAAAACAAATGAATCACAAATTTCCAATAACATCAACCTGCAGAGTTACTCTGTAGAGATGCCCACCGCCTCTTCCAGCGGGGGCATAATTGGCACTGGGATAGATGAACTACAGAAAAGGGTGCCAAAACTGATCTTtaagaaaggaagcagaaagaataCAGACAAAAACTACCTGAATTTTGTGTCGCCGTTGCCAGACATCGTTGGACAGAAGTCCTTGTCTGGGAAACCAGGTGGTTCCCTTGGCATAGTGTCGAATAATAGTGTGGAGACCATTAGTCTTCTGCAGAGTGCAAGTGGAAAACAAGGTCAAATAGGTAGTAATTATGATGACGCCATGcagttttcaaagaaaagaagatacTTACCAACTGCCAGCAGCAACAGTGCCTTTTCTATAAACGTGGGACACATGGTCTCCCAGCCGTCCGTCATTCAGTCTGCAGGTGTCAGTGTTTTGGACAATGAGGCCCCATTGTCACTTATTGACTCCTCAGCTCTAAGTGCTGACATTAAGTCTTGTCACGACAAGTCTGGGATTCCCGATGAGGTTTTACAGAGTATTTTGGATCAGTACTCCAACAAATCAGAAAGCCAGAAAGAGGATCCTTTCAGTATAACGGAACCTCGAGTGGATTTACACACCTCAGGAGAACACTCAGAACTGGTTCAGGAGGAAAATTTGAGCCCAGGCACCCAAACGCCTTCGAGTGAGAAGGCGAGTATGTTGCAAGAATACTCCAAATACCTCCAGCAGGCTTTTGAAAAATCCACTAATGCAGGTTTTACTCTTGGACACGGTTTCCAGTTTGTCAGTTTGTCTTCACCTCTCCACAACCACActttatttccagaaaaacaGATATACACTACATCTCCTTTGGAGTGTGGTTTCGGCCAATCCGTTACCTCAGTGTTGCCATCTTCCTTGCCAAAGCCTCCTTTTGGGATGTTGTTTGGATCTCAGCCAGGTCTTTATTTATCTGCTCTGGATGCCACACATCAGCAGTTGACACCTTCCCAGGAGCTGGATGATCTGATAGAGTCTCAGAAGAACTTAGAGACTTCGTCAGCCTTCCAGTCCTCATCTCAGAAATTGACTAGCCAGAAGGAACAACAGAAAAACCTAGAGTCCTCCACAAGCTTTCAGATGCCATCTCAGGAGTTAGCTAGCCAGATAGATCCTCAGAAAGACATAGAGCCTAGAACAACGTACCAGATTGAGAACTTTGCACAGGCGTTTGGTTCTCAGTTTAAGTCGGGCAGCAGGGTGCCAATGACCTTTATCACTAACTCGAATGGAGAAGTGGACCATAGAGTAAGGACTTCAGTCTCAGATTTCTCAGGGTATACAAACATGATGTCTGATGTGAGTGAGCCATGTAGTACAAGAGTAAAGACACCCACCAGCCAGAGTTACAGGTAA